The window cttgcacagtgctccttgggatgtttaaagcttgggaaatctttttgtatccaaatccggctttaaacttcttcacaacagtatctcggacctgcctggtgtgttccttgttcttcatgatgctctctgcgcttttaacggacctctgagactatcacagtgcaggtgcatttatacggagacttgattacacacaggtggattgtatttatcattagtcatttaggtcaacattggatcattcagagatcctcactgaacttctggagagagtttgctgcactgaaagtaaaggggctgaataattttgcacgcccaatttttcagtttttgatttgttaaaaaagtttgaaatatccaataaatgtcgttccacttcatgattgtgtcccacttgttgttgattcttcacaaaaaaatacagttttatatctttgtttgaagcctgaaatgtggcaaaaggtcgcaaagttcaaggggggccgaatactttcgcaaggcactgtatattacaggtcaaagaaacttctcaaactaagtatagaatcaatctttaggatgtttttatcattaaAGTTCAATattgttccaaccggagaattccattgtctgtagaattgcACTGGAATGAGTGCAACACCTCAAGTGAAAGCGtgtgactgagaacgaggctgtAGGCAGACCCCTTAGTAAAACATCTCTCATCTGGCTCCCCTTCACATGAGCAGCCTAAAACCACGTTCTAAAGATTGCTGACATCtcgtggaagccttaggaagtgaaaaataacccatatcccactgtgtattcgataggggtgagtttaaaaactacaaacctcagatttcccacttcctgtttggatttttttctcaggtttttgcctgccatatgagttctgtttatactcagacatcattccaACAGTTTTACGCTAttcacgctattcatccaaaagtgaaaatgctgccccctatcccaaacaagtTAAGTGATTGGTTGTGGTGTTGATTGACTGGCTGCCATTTCTCTTGCAGACCCTTCTCCTCCATGGAAATAGCATTACGACGCTGCAGACCGTTCCCACTCATTTGcccatccatctgtccatcctcTCCCTGGCAGAGAATGAAATTCGAGACCTCAATGAGGTAAAGACCCTTCCTTTTTGTTCCTTTTGCACTCTCACCTGCTCAGCTTTTACAACCATCTCTCTCCTAGTTCTCTCTCACCTgcttgtctctttctttctctctctctctgcctctgacaggtctcctacctggcaccCCTCCATGACCTGGAACAGCTCTCCATTATGACTAACCCCTGCGTCATGGTAACACACTCGTTGCCTGGATACGACTACCGGCCGTACATCATGAGCTGGTGTCTGAATCTCAAGATCCTGGATGGATATGTGGTGTCTCAGAAAGAAGGGTGAGACTAGTTCCAGAACTCTCAAATACCAGCTTGGCATGGGAAGGGGGGTAGGCAGGGATTGAGATTAAGGGTTTCCCTATTGCCCGAGGAAGTGACTTGAGGAGTTGCACAAGTTGAGCCTGCTCTAAGATAATAACCAAAATGCAAAGAATTCCAGTAGTCTGGTCTTTCTGGTTCCTCCTGTTTGTAGGTGAAAATAGCTACTTAACATTTTTGTGCAAGTGATCATAATCTTTGGGCAATCAAAAAATACTCCTGACTTGCCCAGAGGGGCGAGAGCCTTTCAGACCATAATGTCAATCCCTTGGTAGGGAAATGGACTTGTGACTCTGCCATGTCGTATTATCCAGTTATACCATCCAAGTGTTGAGTGATGATCACTCTTATTGCTGGTGATTAATGTCTCTAATGTCTGATCTCAGGTTGAAGGCAGAGTGGCTGTACAGCCAGGGCAAAGGTCGATCATACCGGCCAGGTCAGCACATGCAGCTGGTCCAGTACTTAGCCACCGTGTGCCCTTTGACCTCCACGACAGCCCTGGAGACCGCGGAGGATGCCAAGCTGGAGAAGATCCTCAGCAAGCAGAGGTAGGAGAATGCATTCACAAAAGGACTGTGATGCCAACAAACTATCACACAGGTAGTGGATGTGTTCTCCTCCCTGTGATCACATGGAAAAAGTGCCAAATATAAATCCTACCCATTGTCAGAATCCATTTGACATAAAACTGGATCCATCTGTGGCTTTTCTGCTTAGTTTTTGTCATTTACCTTGCGGTACCTTGAAGTTATCTTTTAACCAGATGAGAAATATGAAGTAGATGAGACAGCTTGCACAATCATTGAAATGACTGTTTAATTACTCTCTCCTTTGTATCACATTAGTTAACCAGGGggcctgtgtgtgtatatatacaggtTCCACCAGAGGCAGCTCCTGCAGCAGACCCAGGGGGGCTTCACCAGCCCTCCCCGCCCCACCCAACTGGATGTGGAGACTCAAAGCCCCCGCCATGTGCCTCTGATAGAGGACGACAGAACCACAACGCCTGTGACTGCTccatcagccagacagacaggtggaggACATGAACTCTACCTGTGTTTCTCTCAATTCTGTAACTCGTCAATCAATCCCcatgtgtgtctggtgtgtaaATCTAATctcttctttgtgtgtgtgcatatgttcaGAGCTAGCGACGGTGCAGGTGAACACCTGGCTAGGCTGCGACCACTCCCAGGCGGCCTCACCTCCTCTCCGTAGCCTCAGGGGTGTGGAGGAGCGCCTCTACCTGGAGGACGTCCAAAGCCAGACAGATGAGGACAAACTCAACGGCAGCCTGCTCTCCTCCGAGTCCACCTTCCTCCTCGTCACCTCTGAACCCCCCTGCTCTGACAGCGAGGATGAGACAGAGACGTTTGAGCATGACTCACTGGTGCCCGAACACCCCATTCATCCCAAAAAGACCCTTGCTGAAAAGACCCTACAGGCACCCTTGGGGAAAGGGAGTGAgagccagaaggagagagagatggagagagaaagggtgtcAGGTGACAGCCACCTCACCTGTACCTTAACCTCAACTGCCGGTCTACCTATGATGGGAGATGACCAATCACAGACCAATGACAGCACTCCGCTCCAGGGAGCATACTCAAACTGCAATGCTGTAGAGGTGAGGGCAGGGTCGAAGCAGGAAGATAAAGCATTAGTGAGATGTGATAGGGTGGGTCGCTGTGAGGCGGACAGGGCAGCCGTCAGGATCCAGGCATGGTGGAGGGGAATGTGGACTCGGCG of the Oncorhynchus masou masou isolate Uvic2021 chromosome 10, UVic_Omas_1.1, whole genome shotgun sequence genome contains:
- the LOC135547323 gene encoding centrosomal protein of 97 kDa-like isoform X1 → MGISDVTFDTTGPVLDLSSQGLQKLEPSFTCSDETHTLILDRNHIMKLDHLERSQGLQQLSVVGNRLVRMMGVCRLTELRVLNLPNNSIGYIEGLRDLPHLEWLNLAGNNIKVIEQLNNCVALQHLDLSDNNISNIGDVTKLLALKTLLLHGNSITTLQTVPTHLPIHLSILSLAENEIRDLNEVSYLAPLHDLEQLSIMTNPCVMVTHSLPGYDYRPYIMSWCLNLKILDGYVVSQKEGLKAEWLYSQGKGRSYRPGQHMQLVQYLATVCPLTSTTALETAEDAKLEKILSKQRFHQRQLLQQTQGGFTSPPRPTQLDVETQSPRHVPLIEDDRTTTPVTAPSARQTELATVQVNTWLGCDHSQAASPPLRSLRGVEERLYLEDVQSQTDEDKLNGSLLSSESTFLLVTSEPPCSDSEDETETFEHDSLVPEHPIHPKKTLAEKTLQAPLGKGSESQKEREMERERVSGDSHLTCTLTSTAGLPMMGDDQSQTNDSTPLQGAYSNCNAVEVRAGSKQEDKALVRCDRVGRCEADRAAVRIQAWWRGMWTRRCHPLAKEVRCEIRLRRMQEHIVFLSGEFERVRQQHEEERLKRLVQEEAVRFLWRQLQSMQQWQCSVEGQLASVTQAGSSLAPALTSGLCDLPALRLPLPLASSTANPACTVLSFPDSGFQSTDELQVGQEDTFLSCGTGDFLETVRPLVVGGFLAPCGGGNSQDCSLLEQYLSSVQQREEAEGGASDRTGTPQPPSSAETAQPDSPTQNTGDRLRAATHTLESPI
- the LOC135547323 gene encoding centrosomal protein of 97 kDa-like isoform X2 — encoded protein: MMGVCRLTELRVLNLPNNSIGYIEGLRDLPHLEWLNLAGNNIKVIEQLNNCVALQHLDLSDNNISNIGDVTKLLALKTLLLHGNSITTLQTVPTHLPIHLSILSLAENEIRDLNEVSYLAPLHDLEQLSIMTNPCVMVTHSLPGYDYRPYIMSWCLNLKILDGYVVSQKEGLKAEWLYSQGKGRSYRPGQHMQLVQYLATVCPLTSTTALETAEDAKLEKILSKQRFHQRQLLQQTQGGFTSPPRPTQLDVETQSPRHVPLIEDDRTTTPVTAPSARQTELATVQVNTWLGCDHSQAASPPLRSLRGVEERLYLEDVQSQTDEDKLNGSLLSSESTFLLVTSEPPCSDSEDETETFEHDSLVPEHPIHPKKTLAEKTLQAPLGKGSESQKEREMERERVSGDSHLTCTLTSTAGLPMMGDDQSQTNDSTPLQGAYSNCNAVEVRAGSKQEDKALVRCDRVGRCEADRAAVRIQAWWRGMWTRRCHPLAKEVRCEIRLRRMQEHIVFLSGEFERVRQQHEEERLKRLVQEEAVRFLWRQLQSMQQWQCSVEGQLASVTQAGSSLAPALTSGLCDLPALRLPLPLASSTANPACTVLSFPDSGFQSTDELQVGQEDTFLSCGTGDFLETVRPLVVGGFLAPCGGGNSQDCSLLEQYLSSVQQREEAEGGASDRTGTPQPPSSAETAQPDSPTQNTGDRLRAATHTLESPI